The following coding sequences lie in one Vibrio sp. BS-M-Sm-2 genomic window:
- a CDS encoding glycine betaine/L-proline ABC transporter ATP-binding protein has product MTKPLIEISGLYKVFGPKPLSVMNRVQNGEHKDDILADTGHTVGLKEINLEINRGEIFVIMGLSGSGKSTLIRHFNRLIDPTQGKIMVEGIDVMSLNTKQLEEFRRHKMSMVFQRFGLMPHRTVVENVAYGLEVQGIKKEERLAKANEWLETVGLKGYGKQYPAQLSGGQQQRVGLSRALCTNAEILLMDEAFSALDPLIRSEMQDQLIELQEKLHKTIVFITHDLDEALRLGDRIAILKDGELVQQGTPHEILLNPADDYVEAFVKDVNRARALTVETVMQPPLYRITSETIEGALAQMKMLKNDYAYHVTDDGYQGLVTQESLQDAVEDASVHDFSEEIYEEVPAILPDAVIEEVLPETMSCDYSLPVVDEDGNLKGELERSAVADIFSENSEEEEVSDDPKLKVDKAS; this is encoded by the coding sequence ATGACTAAACCATTGATTGAGATTAGTGGCCTGTACAAAGTGTTTGGACCAAAACCTTTATCTGTGATGAACCGTGTCCAGAACGGTGAACACAAAGACGACATTCTTGCCGACACCGGACACACTGTCGGTTTGAAGGAGATTAACCTCGAGATTAACCGTGGTGAGATCTTCGTTATCATGGGGCTTTCTGGTTCGGGTAAATCGACTTTGATTCGTCACTTCAACCGTTTGATTGACCCGACACAAGGTAAGATCATGGTCGAAGGCATTGACGTCATGAGCCTCAACACCAAACAGTTGGAAGAATTCCGTCGTCATAAAATGTCGATGGTATTTCAACGCTTTGGCTTAATGCCTCATCGCACTGTAGTAGAAAACGTTGCATACGGGTTGGAAGTACAAGGCATCAAAAAAGAAGAGCGTCTAGCGAAAGCCAACGAATGGTTAGAAACGGTGGGTTTGAAAGGTTACGGCAAGCAATACCCTGCCCAACTTTCAGGAGGTCAGCAACAACGTGTTGGCCTTTCTCGCGCTCTGTGTACTAACGCTGAAATATTGTTAATGGATGAAGCCTTTTCTGCGCTTGACCCTTTGATCCGGAGTGAAATGCAAGATCAGCTTATCGAGCTTCAAGAGAAGCTTCATAAGACAATTGTTTTCATCACTCACGATCTGGACGAAGCACTCCGTCTAGGCGATCGAATCGCTATTTTGAAAGACGGCGAGTTAGTACAACAAGGCACACCACACGAGATTCTACTTAATCCTGCAGATGACTACGTAGAAGCCTTCGTTAAAGATGTAAACCGCGCTCGTGCATTGACCGTTGAAACGGTTATGCAGCCTCCTCTCTATCGAATCACCTCAGAAACGATTGAAGGTGCTTTGGCACAAATGAAGATGCTGAAAAATGATTACGCTTATCACGTAACCGATGATGGCTATCAGGGCTTAGTGACTCAAGAGAGCCTGCAAGACGCTGTTGAAGATGCATCGGTACATGACTTCAGCGAAGAGATATACGAAGAGGTTCCTGCCATTTTACCTGATGCCGTGATTGAAGAAGTATTGCCAGAGACTATGTCTTGTGACTACTCCCTTCCTGTTGTCGATGAAGACGGTAATCTAAAAGGTGAACTTGAAAGAAGTGCCGTTGCAGATATCTTCTCTGAGAATAGTGAGGAGGAAGAAGTTAGCGACGACCCAAAGCTAAAAGTTGACAAGGCATCATAG
- a CDS encoding Hpt domain-containing protein: MTNSALPSSTPIIASTPNNSKQFEIALVDESILEQMIIDTSVEVMPILIDHYVQESQRRIAAIKQAALSQDSEALEFELHILGSTALALGNRPLSDLSRALERQCLESQYDAAFSQVDGLLVLSNRSIQALIDRKNKGFG, translated from the coding sequence GTGACGAATTCAGCCTTACCCTCAAGCACTCCTATAATTGCGAGTACACCAAACAACAGCAAGCAATTTGAAATAGCTCTAGTTGATGAAAGCATCTTAGAACAAATGATTATAGACACGAGTGTCGAGGTCATGCCGATTTTAATTGATCACTATGTGCAAGAGTCACAAAGACGTATTGCTGCAATTAAACAAGCCGCGCTTAGCCAAGATTCTGAAGCACTTGAATTTGAATTGCACATATTAGGAAGTACGGCACTTGCGCTAGGGAACCGACCTCTATCAGATCTATCTCGCGCGCTAGAAAGACAGTGTTTAGAGAGCCAATACGATGCTGCATTTAGCCAAGTTGATGGTTTACTCGTATTAAGCAACCGTTCAATCCAAGCACTGATAGACAGAAAGAACAAAGGGTTTGGCTAG
- a CDS encoding glycosyltransferase family 4 protein, producing MSTIKPNLGVLNVNLHEIWLLIDSQTFGGIETHVLELAQGLICESTQYSDAVRIVLLTKFAPEAIIVEKLNALNIPFSYLSDLASCSADLSGNSATQLKCAVQHFQPRLIHAHGYKASLVSKLIKLPPRFNNTKQITTYHAGETPTGKVWLYDWLDRYSSFLSDQSLVVSEKIKAKVPSKTYQLNNFVKVPNGLTSSPSSSPFHVGFVGRLSHEKAPDRFVALAKQFPDVRFELFGDGPEMDALTKSQPDNVTFHGHQTNMDDVWSQIDLLIIPSRFEGLPMAALEAMIRGIPVLANSVGNLPQLIEHQVNGYLANSKAELEQFLSLWISLTSEQRDSLKSNAIKTVKSQYSPQAVVPQLLEIYQLDR from the coding sequence ATGAGTACAATCAAGCCTAACCTAGGTGTACTCAACGTAAACCTTCACGAGATTTGGCTGTTAATCGACAGCCAAACTTTTGGAGGTATAGAAACGCATGTTTTAGAACTAGCACAAGGCCTGATATGTGAAAGCACTCAGTATTCAGATGCTGTTCGAATCGTTCTTTTGACTAAATTTGCTCCTGAAGCAATCATTGTTGAAAAGTTGAATGCACTGAACATCCCTTTTAGTTACCTCTCCGATTTAGCCTCATGCTCTGCAGATTTAAGCGGCAATAGCGCGACACAACTTAAATGTGCAGTTCAACATTTTCAGCCAAGACTTATACATGCTCATGGTTACAAAGCCAGTTTAGTCAGCAAGCTAATAAAGCTCCCACCTCGTTTTAACAACACCAAACAAATCACCACTTATCACGCAGGTGAAACCCCAACAGGCAAAGTATGGCTTTATGACTGGCTCGACCGTTACAGCAGCTTTCTTTCTGATCAGTCGCTCGTGGTCAGTGAGAAGATTAAAGCGAAAGTACCGAGTAAGACCTATCAATTGAATAACTTTGTTAAAGTTCCAAACGGATTAACAAGCTCCCCTTCATCAAGCCCATTCCATGTTGGCTTTGTGGGTCGATTAAGCCATGAAAAAGCGCCGGATCGATTTGTCGCATTAGCCAAACAGTTTCCCGATGTTCGGTTTGAGCTTTTTGGTGACGGACCAGAAATGGACGCCTTAACTAAATCACAGCCTGATAATGTTACCTTTCACGGTCATCAAACCAATATGGACGACGTCTGGAGCCAAATCGATCTGTTAATCATCCCTTCACGCTTTGAAGGCTTACCTATGGCGGCATTAGAAGCCATGATTCGTGGCATTCCCGTTCTCGCCAACTCAGTTGGCAACTTACCGCAACTCATCGAGCATCAAGTTAACGGCTACCTTGCCAATTCAAAAGCCGAGCTAGAACAGTTTTTATCTTTGTGGATATCATTGACGAGCGAACAACGTGACTCTCTCAAGAGTAACGCGATAAAAACCGTCAAAAGCCAATACTCACCGCAAGCTGTTGTCCCGCAGTTGTTGGAGATCTATCAACTCGACCGCTAA
- a CDS encoding O-antigen ligase, protein MINPEANRLPVIITISALCVGLGVVWYFVPHPAVIVALALVPLAGLFVLNKTFWLVLLFVVFSFFRIHEAIPQLYSLKIPLMLSLGALSALLWHALISKELKIFWHPCLNWLAIFWGLVFIGIIFASNRPIALAEFKGVYWKIMVMTLAIVWLVNSAEYLVKTSTAIICAGSLVAGIAINNSIHGIGLVEGSRVTIGRDFGSMLGDPNDLSLVLMFPLAFAISQVVTTGIPLSKRIISVGVTVLLLAAVIATQSRGGLLGSLAVIGIFAFKVIRSKSLLITLGAIGAIGLYFVAGISDRASGGAAEQGVDESAMGRIYAWEAAFKMALDNPLTGVGLDNFFSNYFFYSPHWDGLNHAVHSTWFGVLAETGFLGLIIFVILITSLIKTIRLTLKQLSETTNTVDPNLNAAAYAVYAGLIGTIVSGTFLTQGFNWPIYILSALVVAIANISQTACQKEKI, encoded by the coding sequence ATGATTAACCCTGAAGCCAATAGATTGCCAGTCATCATTACGATCAGTGCCTTGTGTGTTGGCCTTGGTGTTGTTTGGTACTTTGTGCCTCATCCTGCTGTAATTGTAGCGCTAGCTCTTGTGCCATTAGCCGGATTATTCGTTTTAAACAAGACATTTTGGTTAGTGTTACTGTTCGTTGTCTTTTCATTTTTCCGAATTCACGAAGCCATACCTCAACTCTATTCACTAAAAATACCGCTTATGCTCTCACTAGGCGCTCTATCAGCCCTACTTTGGCATGCATTAATCAGTAAAGAGCTTAAAATTTTCTGGCACCCTTGTTTAAATTGGCTCGCGATATTCTGGGGTTTGGTCTTCATCGGTATTATCTTCGCGTCTAACAGACCTATTGCTTTGGCAGAATTCAAAGGTGTGTATTGGAAAATAATGGTGATGACCCTTGCTATTGTTTGGCTAGTTAACAGCGCAGAGTATTTGGTCAAGACTTCGACCGCTATTATTTGTGCAGGATCATTAGTCGCCGGCATCGCGATTAACAATTCAATCCATGGTATTGGCCTAGTTGAAGGTAGCCGCGTAACAATAGGTCGTGATTTTGGCTCAATGTTAGGCGACCCGAATGACCTCTCTCTAGTTCTTATGTTCCCACTCGCCTTTGCTATCAGCCAAGTGGTCACGACGGGAATTCCACTTTCAAAACGTATCATCAGTGTCGGTGTAACGGTACTTTTACTTGCTGCAGTCATTGCCACACAAAGCCGTGGTGGCCTGCTTGGCTCGCTTGCTGTTATCGGGATATTTGCATTTAAAGTAATTCGTTCAAAATCACTGCTGATTACTTTGGGGGCAATAGGAGCGATTGGTCTTTACTTTGTTGCAGGGATTTCAGATCGAGCATCAGGCGGCGCGGCTGAGCAAGGAGTCGACGAGTCTGCGATGGGGCGGATTTACGCGTGGGAAGCTGCTTTCAAAATGGCACTAGACAACCCATTAACCGGAGTCGGTTTAGATAACTTCTTTTCCAACTACTTCTTCTACAGTCCTCACTGGGATGGTTTAAATCACGCAGTTCACAGTACTTGGTTCGGCGTACTCGCTGAAACTGGATTTCTAGGACTGATCATATTTGTGATACTGATTACCTCGCTGATCAAAACGATACGCTTAACACTCAAACAACTTTCAGAAACCACCAACACAGTAGACCCAAATCTTAATGCTGCTGCTTACGCTGTATATGCAGGGTTAATCGGCACCATAGTCTCTGGTACTTTCCTGACACAAGGCTTCAATTGGCCTATTTATATACTCTCAGCACTGGTTGTTGCTATTGCGAACATCTCTCAAACTGCCTGTCAAAAAGAGAAAATCTAA
- a CDS encoding DapH/DapD/GlmU-related protein, which translates to MTSVSIHQFKHWLKFHPNSRIRNVFFILKNIRSAELPTPKVFNRCLYQGHKLVVNMVSGFTRFFYWTPAFKGRVAQCGKRLYLYGGLPFVSGPVQISIGDNCRISGHTTFSGCTQPLEGLEHPLLSIGNNVDIGWQSTIAVGGKVIISDNVRIAGGAFLFGYSGHPLDAKRRAQGEGDDPQQIGDIILEPDVWLGTNVTVKGGVTIGEGTVVAAGSVVTKSIPPFSIAAGNPARVVGHIKSVEITESDVFDSFETRGGDHA; encoded by the coding sequence ATGACGTCAGTATCTATACATCAATTCAAACATTGGCTTAAGTTTCACCCCAATTCTCGAATTAGAAATGTGTTTTTCATTTTGAAAAATATAAGAAGCGCAGAACTACCAACTCCAAAAGTCTTTAATCGCTGCCTGTACCAAGGTCACAAGCTTGTCGTGAATATGGTGTCTGGCTTTACTCGATTCTTCTACTGGACACCGGCTTTCAAAGGTCGTGTCGCTCAATGTGGCAAACGTCTCTATTTGTATGGAGGCCTCCCTTTCGTTAGCGGCCCAGTACAAATTTCGATTGGCGACAACTGCCGTATCTCAGGCCACACGACATTTTCGGGCTGTACACAGCCACTTGAAGGCTTGGAACATCCATTACTGTCTATCGGTAATAATGTGGACATTGGCTGGCAATCCACGATTGCAGTCGGAGGTAAAGTCATTATCTCTGACAATGTACGTATCGCAGGCGGCGCTTTCTTATTTGGATATTCTGGCCACCCACTTGATGCAAAACGTCGAGCACAAGGTGAAGGCGATGACCCTCAGCAAATAGGCGATATTATTCTTGAACCCGATGTTTGGCTAGGCACCAATGTCACCGTTAAAGGCGGAGTGACCATAGGCGAAGGAACGGTTGTTGCAGCCGGTAGCGTTGTTACCAAAAGCATTCCACCGTTTTCAATCGCTGCAGGTAACCCTGCACGAGTCGTCGGTCACATTAAGTCCGTAGAAATTACCGAATCTGATGTATTCGATTCATTTGAAACTCGCGGAGGTGACCATGCGTGA
- a CDS encoding glycosyltransferase encodes MRDLIVFGEDFGGLPSSTQHLVRHLAKQHKVLWVNSIGLRQPKLSFKDITRAFNKLIGRSNAVTQNMLDSQNTIDTSNHGNITVINLKTIPAPASKLSRKLAQQMMVRQLKPIISELNLHAPILWTSLPTAVDLCGHLGESSVVYYCGDDFSALAGVDHDTVAQHESKLIDKASLIFAASKKLMDKFPKHKAHLLPHGVDVNLFSTPVPRAKDLPSSHRPIAGFYGSLSKWLDYDMIEHVATAMPEWDFVFIGPNELDTLSLPKLENVHYLGPRPHHTLPSYSQHWDVSLLPFVDNEQIRACSPLKLMEYLAAGTPIVTTPFPAIAPYKSYVTSVESARQMIEALDQARHFENSPVSVVAKDSWQNRGNFVHWMLELL; translated from the coding sequence ATGCGTGATTTAATCGTATTTGGTGAAGACTTTGGTGGCCTACCTTCATCGACTCAACATTTAGTGCGTCACCTAGCTAAACAGCACAAAGTATTATGGGTGAACTCTATCGGCCTAAGACAGCCAAAACTATCATTTAAAGACATCACTCGCGCCTTTAACAAACTGATTGGTAGAAGTAATGCGGTTACTCAAAACATGTTAGATTCCCAAAATACCATTGATACTTCCAACCACGGAAACATCACGGTCATCAATTTAAAGACCATACCTGCGCCTGCTTCTAAGTTATCGAGAAAGCTAGCTCAGCAAATGATGGTACGCCAATTGAAGCCAATTATTTCTGAATTGAACCTTCATGCCCCCATCTTATGGACTTCGCTTCCGACCGCTGTCGATTTGTGCGGACATTTAGGCGAGTCATCTGTGGTTTACTACTGCGGTGATGATTTTAGCGCCTTGGCTGGTGTCGACCATGACACTGTAGCGCAACACGAATCTAAGTTAATCGATAAAGCGTCTCTTATATTCGCGGCTAGCAAAAAATTGATGGATAAATTTCCAAAACATAAAGCACACTTGCTACCACATGGTGTAGACGTCAACCTATTTTCGACACCAGTACCAAGAGCAAAAGATTTACCAAGCAGCCATCGTCCCATAGCTGGTTTTTATGGAAGCCTATCTAAGTGGCTTGATTACGACATGATTGAGCATGTTGCCACAGCAATGCCGGAATGGGACTTCGTATTCATAGGCCCCAATGAACTTGATACATTATCATTGCCTAAGCTTGAGAACGTTCACTACTTAGGTCCTCGTCCACACCACACGTTGCCAAGTTATTCTCAGCACTGGGATGTTAGCCTATTACCTTTTGTTGATAATGAACAAATCCGCGCATGTAGCCCATTGAAGTTGATGGAATATCTCGCAGCAGGAACGCCAATTGTCACGACCCCTTTCCCTGCAATAGCACCTTATAAAAGTTACGTAACATCAGTAGAGAGCGCTAGGCAGATGATTGAGGCTCTCGATCAAGCTCGTCATTTTGAAAACTCGCCAGTCTCTGTCGTCGCGAAAGACAGCTGGCAGAACCGCGGTAACTTCGTTCATTGGATGCTGGAGCTATTATGA
- a CDS encoding GumC family protein, with product MNNLKLRLLSILNAMWRQRYVIVLPILILPLVGFGVSKLAPTKYDAHTSMLIQETAKMNPFLEDLAVSTMLKDRLNALRTLLHSRHVLYSVADELQLTRSDMSELEKEEIITDLSQRLSVIQLGKDFLKISLTSHTPVGMEQTLRSVSEHFIEQLLAPERSSIEDSSNFLKIHIDKRHIDLEKAEEALALYMNENMQSTPEVQSQSLNRLASLKQNLAEKEAELSGVEKSLGSIDQQLSKTNPVIGRIEDQIIDIRSELTLLQAKYTNKHSAVQAKVRELDRLEKERTTLLEVTQPAMNSDQLWDIASSATLNKLSNTQPLLVTQLHSLQLVRARFESLTEETKSLRTMIFELEHKANNFGENAKEMYRLKRQVEIKRQLYDELTERYEMAQLTGSLGVFEQNKRVKIIDLPFTPSMKSNMPTFIFLLAGFAAGIGLGIGLAIVFELFDSSIKRKDEIEDILGVPVITVIPKMS from the coding sequence ATGAATAATCTGAAATTGCGGTTATTGTCCATCTTGAATGCAATGTGGCGCCAGCGCTACGTAATCGTACTGCCTATTCTAATTTTGCCTTTAGTAGGCTTTGGGGTCAGTAAATTAGCCCCGACCAAGTATGACGCGCATACCAGTATGTTGATTCAAGAAACGGCCAAAATGAATCCATTTTTGGAAGACCTTGCCGTTTCAACCATGCTTAAAGACCGACTCAACGCATTAAGAACACTGCTTCACAGTCGACATGTTCTTTATTCTGTGGCTGACGAACTGCAATTGACCAGGTCAGATATGTCAGAGTTAGAAAAAGAAGAGATTATCACTGACTTATCGCAACGTTTATCTGTGATTCAGCTTGGAAAAGACTTTTTGAAGATCAGTTTAACCTCTCATACTCCAGTTGGTATGGAACAAACCCTTCGCTCGGTTAGTGAGCATTTCATTGAGCAATTGTTGGCGCCTGAGCGTTCTTCGATTGAAGACTCAAGTAACTTTTTGAAAATTCACATCGATAAACGTCATATCGATCTTGAAAAAGCAGAAGAAGCATTGGCTTTATACATGAACGAAAACATGCAATCGACACCAGAAGTACAAAGCCAAAGTCTAAACCGCTTAGCATCACTCAAACAGAATCTCGCTGAAAAAGAGGCTGAATTATCCGGTGTCGAAAAAAGCTTAGGGTCTATCGATCAACAGCTTTCTAAAACCAACCCAGTAATAGGTCGAATAGAAGACCAAATCATAGACATTCGTAGTGAATTGACATTACTGCAAGCAAAATACACAAATAAACACAGTGCTGTACAGGCTAAAGTTCGCGAATTAGACAGGCTTGAGAAAGAGAGAACGACTTTATTAGAAGTGACGCAACCTGCCATGAACAGCGACCAACTTTGGGACATCGCGAGTAGCGCTACACTGAACAAACTATCCAATACTCAACCACTTTTGGTCACCCAGCTACATAGTCTACAGCTGGTTCGTGCTCGCTTTGAATCGTTAACGGAAGAGACAAAAAGCCTTCGTACTATGATCTTTGAGTTAGAACACAAAGCCAATAACTTCGGTGAAAATGCAAAAGAGATGTATCGTCTTAAACGACAAGTTGAAATCAAGCGCCAACTATACGATGAACTGACTGAGCGTTATGAAATGGCTCAATTAACGGGCTCATTGGGCGTGTTCGAACAAAACAAGCGTGTAAAGATTATCGATTTGCCCTTCACTCCGAGTATGAAATCAAACATGCCTACATTTATCTTCCTTCTGGCTGGATTCGCTGCAGGTATAGGATTGGGGATTGGCTTAGCTATAGTGTTTGAGCTGTTCGATTCTTCAATCAAGCGCAAAGACGAAATTGAAGATATCTTGGGTGTCCCGGTGATAACAGTGATCCCTAAAATGAGTTAA
- a CDS encoding glycosyltransferase, giving the protein MNNQLTKHGKKIIHVVQHLAPGGLETLTLDLLRLAKPTDQVLIVSLEGTKQESINNWPKLEQYKNQIVFLDKAPGVQFNIIIKLIKAFNGIRPDVVHTHHIGPLLYAGYAARITGVPTRIHTEHDAWHLKNTKRRRLQALALKAAQPTLVADATRVYNQLRCAFSYKNIITIKNGVDCERFKPMSKADARAKLNLPTDKHIVGCAGRLEHVKGQDQLIKALSLLPTNTVVVLAGDGSKRVQLEQLTHRLNLSDRVIFLGLVEDMTSFYGALDTFCLPSRHEGLPLSTLEAQACNIPTVAMNVGAVDETICPLSGTLVQSGSVAGLASALLEKQNERFLSPRRYVLNNFDIVKMVASYNDISKGAYA; this is encoded by the coding sequence ATGAATAACCAGTTAACGAAGCATGGCAAAAAGATCATACACGTTGTTCAGCACCTTGCTCCAGGAGGCTTAGAAACTTTGACGTTAGATTTGTTGCGCCTCGCTAAACCAACAGACCAAGTGTTGATCGTGAGTTTAGAAGGCACAAAACAAGAGTCGATAAACAACTGGCCTAAATTGGAACAGTACAAAAATCAAATCGTCTTCTTAGATAAAGCTCCAGGCGTACAATTCAATATCATCATCAAACTGATTAAAGCATTTAATGGGATTCGACCTGATGTGGTTCATACCCACCACATTGGCCCTCTACTTTATGCAGGCTATGCAGCTCGCATTACCGGAGTTCCAACTCGAATTCATACTGAACATGATGCTTGGCATTTAAAGAATACCAAACGTCGTCGCTTACAAGCACTAGCGCTAAAGGCTGCCCAACCAACATTGGTTGCCGATGCAACACGTGTTTACAATCAACTGCGTTGTGCCTTTTCGTATAAGAACATCATCACAATTAAAAACGGTGTGGATTGTGAGAGGTTCAAACCGATGTCAAAAGCAGACGCGAGAGCAAAGCTCAACCTGCCTACTGACAAACACATCGTAGGTTGTGCTGGGCGTTTAGAGCATGTGAAAGGTCAAGACCAACTGATTAAGGCACTTTCCCTACTTCCGACTAACACCGTTGTCGTATTGGCTGGTGATGGTTCAAAACGCGTTCAACTGGAACAGCTTACTCACCGTTTGAATCTTAGTGATCGTGTGATCTTCCTAGGGCTAGTTGAGGACATGACCTCCTTTTACGGCGCATTAGATACTTTCTGCCTACCTTCTCGTCACGAAGGGTTACCACTTTCAACACTAGAAGCCCAAGCGTGCAATATTCCTACCGTCGCGATGAACGTCGGTGCTGTCGATGAAACCATATGCCCACTCAGTGGCACGCTCGTTCAAAGTGGCAGCGTTGCGGGATTAGCAAGTGCGCTATTAGAAAAACAAAATGAACGCTTTTTGTCACCTCGTCGTTACGTACTCAACAACTTCGACATTGTAAAAATGGTTGCCTCTTATAATGACATCTCAAAAGGAGCTTACGCATGA
- a CDS encoding glycosyltransferase family 2 protein → MIDWLLAGLCLFSGALIVYHHAAYPLLLRWYAKSHPARHVEESHRCYKDEQQDCTLPTITILVPAFNEEQWIADKVRNLASLDYPKKKLQVIIACDGCTDNTVEIAQMTIQEAMCSDIHFEIHDHKVNRGKVATLNDEVTQIASDITALSDVSALISLDALLIAAAHFESDKVGVVNATYQLCPTRNEGENTYWQYQTAVKESEASLGSSLGSHGAFYLFRTHLFEPLPLNTINDDFILPMKIVKQGYVAEYETQMVALELEEANLETDFKRRLRISAGNMQQAIRLFGLFSPKFKGIAFAFFSGKGLRLLTPYLMIVCLVCSILLSHYLVFKGLLLAQISVYTIGVLGCILPKRLVNKPISLISYLIVGHYANFIGGIRYLVGLENSPWTRANH, encoded by the coding sequence ATGATCGATTGGTTGCTAGCGGGACTTTGCTTATTTTCTGGTGCGTTGATTGTATACCATCACGCAGCCTACCCTCTATTGCTGCGTTGGTACGCTAAAAGCCACCCAGCGCGCCACGTTGAAGAGAGCCATCGTTGTTACAAAGACGAACAACAAGATTGCACACTACCAACCATTACCATTCTTGTTCCGGCATTTAATGAAGAGCAATGGATAGCGGACAAGGTTCGTAACCTTGCATCATTAGATTACCCAAAAAAGAAACTGCAAGTCATTATCGCTTGTGATGGTTGTACTGATAACACGGTGGAGATTGCACAAATGACCATTCAAGAAGCGATGTGCAGTGATATCCACTTTGAGATACATGACCACAAAGTAAATCGAGGTAAAGTCGCGACTCTCAATGACGAAGTGACACAGATTGCCAGTGACATTACAGCACTAAGTGATGTATCAGCCCTTATTTCACTAGATGCATTACTTATTGCAGCTGCTCATTTTGAAAGTGACAAGGTCGGTGTAGTGAATGCAACTTATCAACTGTGCCCAACAAGAAACGAAGGAGAGAACACTTACTGGCAGTATCAAACCGCAGTTAAAGAGTCAGAGGCTTCATTAGGCTCTAGCTTAGGGTCTCATGGCGCATTCTACTTGTTCAGAACACATCTGTTTGAACCGCTTCCCCTAAACACCATCAACGATGACTTCATACTGCCTATGAAAATTGTCAAACAAGGTTACGTCGCTGAATACGAAACCCAAATGGTGGCATTAGAGTTAGAAGAAGCAAACCTAGAAACAGACTTCAAAAGAAGACTCCGTATCTCAGCTGGCAACATGCAACAAGCGATTCGATTATTTGGCTTATTTAGCCCTAAATTCAAAGGTATCGCATTTGCCTTCTTCTCAGGGAAAGGGCTACGCCTACTGACCCCATATCTAATGATTGTGTGCTTAGTGTGCTCAATCTTACTTAGCCACTACCTGGTATTTAAGGGATTACTTTTGGCACAAATTTCCGTTTACACCATTGGCGTACTTGGCTGCATATTGCCAAAACGTTTAGTGAACAAACCTATTTCATTAATCTCATACTTGATTGTTGGACACTACGCCAACTTCATTGGTGGCATTCGTTACCTAGTTGGGCTAGAAAATTCACCTTGGACACGAGCGAATCATTGA
- a CDS encoding sugar transferase, giving the protein MMNIEQLSNQKLYQYKISRAKRTFDFVSALLALILLAPVFPLIAMAISLTSRGPIFYRQLRVGKSTPQKMELFEIMKFRSMYEDAETRSGAVWATANDPRITPVGRFLRKTRLDELPQLFNVLKGEMSLIGPRPERPTFYTKLENEIPYFADRTYGVMPGITGLAQVNQGYDTCIDDVRRKVGFDHSYALSLCSMKSWIAADLAIISKTIIVMVDGRGR; this is encoded by the coding sequence ATGATGAACATTGAACAGCTATCTAACCAAAAGCTATACCAATACAAAATCTCAAGAGCTAAACGTACGTTCGATTTCGTAAGTGCTCTGTTAGCTCTAATTCTATTGGCGCCTGTATTTCCTCTAATTGCGATGGCGATTTCACTCACGTCTCGTGGTCCTATTTTCTACCGCCAACTTCGCGTTGGTAAATCAACACCACAGAAAATGGAACTATTTGAAATCATGAAGTTTCGTAGCATGTACGAAGACGCAGAAACTCGCTCAGGTGCAGTTTGGGCAACCGCGAATGACCCACGAATCACACCGGTTGGTCGATTCTTGAGAAAGACTCGTCTCGATGAACTTCCACAACTGTTTAATGTATTAAAAGGTGAAATGTCTCTTATTGGTCCACGCCCTGAGCGCCCTACTTTTTACACCAAACTAGAGAACGAAATCCCTTACTTTGCGGACCGCACTTATGGCGTAATGCCCGGTATTACAGGGCTTGCACAAGTGAACCAAGGTTATGACACCTGCATCGATGATGTACGTCGTAAAGTAGGTTTTGATCACAGCTACGCACTGAGTCTATGTTCTATGAAATCTTGGATTGCCGCTGACCTCGCCATCATTTCTAAAACTATCATCGTAATGGTCGACGGACGAGGCCGCTAA